In Homo sapiens chromosome 19 genomic patch of type NOVEL, GRCh38.p14 PATCHES HSCHR19KIR_7191059-1_CTG3_1, a genomic segment contains:
- the KIR2DL3 gene encoding killer cell immunoglobulin-like receptor 2DL3 precursor, translating to MSLMVVSMVCVGFFLLQGAWPHEGVHRKPSLLAHPGPLVKSEETVILQCWSDVRFQHFLLHREGKFKDTLHLIGEHHDGVSKANFSIGPMMQDLAGTYRCYGSVTHSPYQLSAPSDPLDIVITGLYEKPSLSAQPGPTVLAGESVTLSCSSRSSYDMYHLSREGEAHERRFSAGPKVNGTFQADFPLGPATHGGTYRCFGSFRDSPYEWSNSSDPLLVSVTGNPSNSWPSPTEPSSETGNPRHLHVLIGTSVVIILFILLLFFLLHRWCCNKKNAVVMDQEPAGNRTVNREDSDEQDPQEVTYAQLNHCVFTQRKITRPSQRPKTPPTDIIVYTELPNAEP from the exons GGTTCTTCTTGCTGCAGGGGGCCTGGCCACATGAGG GAGTCCACAGAAAACCTTCCCTCCTGGCCCACCCAGGTCCCCTGGTGAAATCAGAAGAGACAGTCATCCTGCAATGTTGGTCAGATGTCAGGTTTCAGCACTTCCTTCTGCACAGAGAAGGGAAGTTTAAGGACACTTTGCACCTCATTGGAGAGCACCATGATGGGGTCTCCAAGGCCAACTTCTCCATCGGTCCCATGATGCAAGACCTTGCAGGGACCTACAGATGCTACGGTTCTGTTACTCACTCCCCCTATCAGTTGTCAGCTCCCAGTGACCCTCTGGACATCGTCATCACAG gtCTATATGAGAAACCTTCTCTCTCAGCCCAGCCGGGCCCCACGGTTCTGGCAGGAGAGAGCGTGACCTTGTCCTGCAGCTCCCGGAGCTCCTATGACATGTACCATCTATCCAGGGAGGGGGAGGCCCATGAACGTAGGTTCTCTGCAGGGCCCAAGGTCAACGGAACATTCCAGGCCGACTTTCCTCTGGGCCCTGCCACCCACGGAGGAACCTACAGATGCTTCGGCTCTTTCCGTGACTCTCCATACGAGTGGTCAAACTCGAGTGACCCACTGCTTGTTTCtgtcacag GAAACCCTTCAAATAGTTGGCCTTCACCCACTGAACCAAGCTCCGAAACCG GTAACCCCAGACACCTGCATGTTCTGATTGGGACCTCAGTGGTCATCatcctcttcatcctcctcctcttctttctccttcatcgCTGGTGCTGCAACAAAAAAA ATGCTGTTGTAATGGACCAAGAGCCTGCAGGGAACAGAACAGTGAACAGGGAG GACTCTGATGAACAAGACCCTCAGGAGGTGACATATGCACAGTTGAATCACTGCGTTTTCACACAGAGAAAAATCACTCGCCCTTCTCAGAGGCCCAAGACACCCCCAACAGATATCATCGTGTACACGGAACTTCCAAATGCTGAGCCCTGA